The window TGCAGAGAGCGGAAGACAGCTGATGAGCTACATTGCCTTGAAGTGGCCACCATTGAACTTGGCCGATCTGGTTAGAGTGTCTTGCGCGAGGCGTCGACCCCACTGAGCACTGAAAGTCCATCACATGAAAACATCACATAAGAACACATtcacagagagaaagagagagagagagagagagagagagagagagagagaggcaggggGCAAAGGAAAGGGGACTTGCAAGATTGTTGTCGACAAGCATTGCGGAGACTCAGACACAGAGATTGGTTCTTGAGGTTTTGATAGCTGGTTCGAGCTATAACGTGAATGGATCTTATGGTCTGTCTCGGACTAGTCTTGCACAAACCTCGATCGGATGACTCTGTTTTCACTTTTATGACCAACACCAAGCTTTCCAAATTAAGAAGAAATTCAAGTTATTTTTTTCGCAAACAACAACAATTGGATTCATTGAACTAAGAGAAGCTTGGTATTATTGCTTTTATGATAAtctcacaaaaaatcttaaacttttccataagaggctttttttttcctcacaaaTATTCGAAATTTGTGCCAACAATTTAAAAGTAATTTCCGTTAGGGGCTTTTCCCTATTCAAATATGTTGCTATGTTGGAACTTTAATGGCTATCATGAACGGAATTGTGATGAAACTACTTTTTATCACTGGTACCATTTGGGACTACGGAGAAAATATTCCATAGACTCGACCCTCCACTTCAAATAAAATTCTCTTTACTTGTTGATTATCATGTGTTTGATAAGATTCACGTTTTAGATCTTTTAGAATGCCCTTTCTCAGTTACTTGCTCATTTCCATAAACACCCCTCAACTTTATCTTTATCGGCTTGATAAAATCATCATTGCCAATCTAACCAAAACCAACACTCTCCGCTCAAAACAACATTCTCTCTCTGCTTCATTTCTAAGTAACACTTTTGAATCTTGCTCACATAGACATTTAGTTTTGGCTTCGACCCTCCTCTGTTTCTCCCAATAAGTTCAAGACTTTCACTCCATATAATTTACTTGTTCAACCTCCACCTTTACACCCTCATGCCCACTTGCGTCTCTCAAACAGGCAAGTTGCCGAGATGACGAGCATGTTGTTCCCATCGCGGCCTCCAACTGGattatatatgtgtatatagaTATTTTTTGAGACGTGTTTACTAGAATACCTAAAATTTATcgtgaaaatacaattgaatattaagattttcaaaaattataattaaatcttaaaacttatcagaTTGGTGTAATTAAGTTTTTCCGTTAACATCATTAATTTATCTAATGAAAAATGCGGATGtggtatttttaaattaatttctctctacTACaaggcatttttttaattttcttattcaaatattatttaaattaattaaaaaaatgctaaattaaaaaaaaatgaaaaaaagcagAATGAGCCTTGCCAATAgggcgtcgccgtcgccgctcatGGGCTTGTAAATATAGTTTTAATTAAATAGGAACCGCATCCTCTTTTCTTTCGTTGCATATGATTGCAAAATGtgaatctttcttttttgaaattttttaatttaattaaaaaattaaaaggggcCGAAGCCAACTGTAAATAGACTTTTAATCAAATAGGAACCGcatcctcttttctttcattgcaTATGATTGCAAAATGTgaatctttctttcttgaaattttttaatttaactacAAAATTAAAAGGGGCCTAACCCAACTGTGCCCGAGCATGACATGCGGGCCCGGCATAGGAAATTCCTATGCTTGGCACGATTCAATGGCCGGCCTTTTATccgttactttttttttttcaataaagtaaCGGTCAAATTCATGTATAGTTGAATTTagagaaatgattgaattatagtttttaatgtactgtgagaataataatttattctaaattataaaaaattaaattacaaataattataaattattgtggaattcactttttcaaaaatttgtgggtcataatatattgttattttcgCAGTACTCAAAGAACTATTATGCTAGCAAAACTCTTAAGTTTAACATACACATATCTTTGAGTTTAACGAATAATGTTACACTCCACGCATTCTCTGTCTTGTTCTTACCCGCACCTTCGTCTTTCGTTTTTTTCCTCCCTGTTCTCCACCTTGTCTTCTCATCTAATGCTCCCTCTTGTCAAAAGAGTCTTCCAAACATGAAAAAGAGTTCACTTACTGATTGTTTTCTCTTCGTATGTAAACTACCCATTATCACACATATTAATGGTGATTAATTTCAAGGTGAATAAGTTATACATCAATAACTTGAATCTATCTTTTAGAGTTGGTTTTCTGAGGAACCGGCCTAAAACCTAAAAGCCTGACTTTatctaatataaatattaacttTCTATGTTCCTGGCCCATCTTCAACATGTCTACATGTttttaaacaaagaaaagaaaagaaaacaaaaaacctaaaaaCCGGATCTACATAGAATTGGCTTTAGAGCTACTGGTTTCCGGTATAATATAGAAATATTGATAGcagtcttcttcttcagtcttcttttcttctttttttttttttcaattcggTCCTTTTGATCTCGTCCTTCCTAGGCCTAGAGAGCACGAAAAGGGCACTCGGAATTCTTGTCTGTTCTCTTTCAAAAAGTTTCAACGGGATTTATGGGAGAAAACAGTAACGTACGTTATGGAGTAAGTAACGTTTGCTTGCTTAGGAACGTGATCACTGTGAATCGGCACTGATACCCATGATGGGTTTTGCATGTGAGGGACTGCTCTATAAATTGGAGGCTTGTGAGACCAAATTTTTCACCTTCAGCTGATAAAACTGCATTTTATCCTCAATAGACAGAAAGAAATGGCTTCTCTAGTTGCTCCTGATCACTTCTCTCCCACTGAAGATGCTGCAGCTCTCCAGAAGGCGTGCACAGGTACATAACAACGTGCTCTCTCTTCATTAGATTAGAGAGGATGGATCAAAAAGGAGAGTAAGTAACAACTAAGATCAGTGTTAGGTCCAGAGCGGAAGGGTGAGTCTTTGTCAATCCATATGATTATGCTGACTGCACGATTTACTAGTGTTTCTAACCTTAATTAGTGTTTGTTATGCACCGAAAGGTAATTCATAAGCATTGAGCTGATATCCATTATTAAGATTTGGGTGGATTTTTGGACTTtgaagagaaataaaatgaCTATGTATCTTAAAGAGTTTGAAATACCACAGCTCGAACTTCACTCAATCTTTTGGAATTCGATCTTGAGGAagtaatttttccatgatctCGTACGCTTTGATGCGAATGTTCAGTCTTTAACTAAAGAAgacaatttcattaattttgggCGGAATAACTATGAAATCAATTTAGAGATCACATGAACCCTacaagaaaagaggaatggGAAAGAGATTCTGAATAAAGAGGCCAAAGTCGTGCATTATTGATGAGACGTAAATGACTTAGACACCAtgttttttttgagaaaatattacataCAGCTTTGATTCTATGTCACCTTTGAAAGAGTCCATTGACTGAACGACATATTTCATCAGCGCGGCCTAccattagaaattttgaaatccctctcttccctctctcacACAATGACGCTTTGCTCTCTCCCTCCGTGACGACACTCTGTTCTAGCTCTCTCCCTCCCGACTCATTACCTAGCTCTGATCTCTCTTACCGCCACCAACGCCTACGCCTTTGCCTTGTGTGCCGCCTCCACCTCATTTGCCACCCCCCTCGGGTCCAAGAACAAGCCCAAGCCCCCCGTCGTCATCACCCGTGACTTGAGCCCTCTCTTAGCCATTGCATCATTGAGGTCCCTTGTGGCCTCTATGTCGCCGCCTCCCTCCACAACTTCTAGATCTGGCAACCCCTCGTCGACTATGGGATCGGTGACTATTGTGACACCTTGGCCCGTGACCAGTCGCCGACCACAtgccaaagggaaagaaaggaaaaaataatagagAGCAAGCGGAGCCATGAAGTAGGGGAGAGAAAGGGCTTTCAAAATTTCTGACTGCGGGCTCTCTAATAAAACATGTCGTTCAATTAATGGACTCTTATAAGGGTGATATGGAATGTATGCAATATTTGCTCACTTCTAATCGGTGTCAATTATGTCTTAGGCTGAATGAAAATAGGATATTAAGTAGTATAGTGAATGACATAACACCTAAGCAAACATAAACTGCTTCAAAAGCCCCACCGGAACCCATTTGCTTAATCGCTAAGTCTAAAACCGGGATTGCCAGCCCAGATGGCAGATATGCTAATTAAGGATAGGATCTGGCTATTCATTTATGACATGGAGCTTTTGGGGAAATAATGGATTCTCTATGGGTTGATCATGAATAATACTGTATAAAATGGGGATGGTGGATGCAAAGTTTTCCTTCCCATCAAACTGCAGAGAgactagaaagagagagagtgatagTAATGGCTAGCCTTGTTGTTGCTGACCACTTCTCTGCTACTGAAGATGCAGAAACTATAAGAAAGGCTTTTGAAGgttttaatttctctctctatctatctatTGATACATATGTTCAAGTTCCACCTATGTATTGGTATATCTGTCGAGATTTGCTATGATTTTAAGCTGTCGAAAGGGTTATAAatcattctttttccatttttatgcAATGACATTAGGATGGGGGACGAATGAGAAGGCGATCATAGAAGTGCTCGGACACAGAAACGCAGCACAGAGGAAGCAGATCAGGCAGGCTTATGAGCAACTCTACGAGGAAGATCTCGTCAAACGCCTCGAGTCTGAGCTCACCAGAGACTTCgaggttcttttcttttacctttttcatttcctttgagATATAATTGTCTTGTTAGAAGTGTTATGAAATCATAGATTGTTTATAGCGTGGTCGTCATCTTCATCCACGGTCGTGGAATGTCGCATGCAAAGATACGTCCGAACGTTACCAAAGGAAAAGGCTAAGAGCTAGTCTCAAAGACTTGATCTATTAAATGTTTCAGGAGACCTAACCAAAGCTCAACCGAGAACACTGAATGTTGCGTAGGACTCTCTCCTGAGAGCACCAAATCTGTATTAACAAACGTAAGGCGGAAAAAGAAACTGGATGGTCTTGATCTTGTCGAAATTAAGTTAAGGTCGGCTGTAAAAAGTTAGATAAAatcttttgagaaagaaaatgaatcaTGCAATCTCGATCGtttctttattaaagaaaatgatctttgaactttatatatgtttccatgacatcttttttttctgaagaaagCGGTGTACCGTTGGATACTGGATCCGGCTGACCGGGACGCTGTGTTAGCCAATGTGGCTCTGAAGAAATCAAATCCTGATTACCCTGTGATCATAGAGATTTCTTGCATTCGAACCCCTGATGAGCTCCTGGAGGTGAGAAAGGCCTACCAGCTTCGCTACAAGCGCTCCTTGGAAGAAGATGTCGCTGCACATACCACCGGCGACATCCGCAAGGTACGTTATAAAGGTACCATAACATTGAGTACTAATAGGCTACGCATTGTGGTATTTGAATTCGCCTTTACTTGGCCTAGAAAAAATGACGAGGTAACTATCGTTTATGTACCACTGAGAATTTACCTAATACTTTTATACTTTTGCTTGCGATTTGGCATGTGAATTAAGAGATTATCTAATGCTGGCTCTCGTTACGCAGCTCTTGGTTGGTTTAGTGAGTGCGTACAGGTACCAAGGAGAAGAGATCAATGCGAGGTTGGCGAACTCGGAGGCCGATCTTATTCACGATGCCATAAAAGATAAGGCCTTCAGCCATGACGAGGTCATAAGAATCTTGACCACCAGGAGCAAGGCTCAGCTCAGGGCCACTTTCAACCGCTACCAGGAGGACCAGGGCACTTCCATCACTAAGGTACCAGATATGTTCATATTCGACTTATGTAGCAGCAACTTTCCTAATAATCCTTTTGCAAAAAGACTTGcccaaattaataaaattcacGTGGCTACTTAAGTTACTGTCGATTATGTTTGTGTTTCTGGggagttttgaattcaatttttctcACACTGCGTGGTTTCAGAATTTGCTGGTCGAAAACCCTGATGAAATCTTGGTGGCGCTGCGCACGACCATTCGCGGCCTCAATGATCCCAACAAGTACTTTGTAAAGGTTAGAGCAGATCGTGTTACCGTGCAAGATACACACTTCAGTATCACTTGGCTAGTCTAACCGTGTTAAGCACAGGTCTTGAGCAACGGAATCAAGAGGGCCGGGACGGATGAGGATGATCTCACTCGCGTGATCGTGACAAGGGCGGAGAAGGACCTGAAGGAGATCAAGGAGGAGTATTACAAGAAGAACAGTGTGTCGCTTGACCAAGCAGTGGCCAAGGACACTACAGGGGATTACAAGGCCTTCTTGCTCGCTCTCCTGGGCAATGAAGAGTGATCAACCAACTATTTTCCCCATATTTGATATTTTGCGTACTATGAACTTATTAATCAGTATGAGCTTTGTGCGACTTCAGtcgagacttttttttttttttgtggacaaTGCTTGTTACTTTATAGTTGGCGGGTCTCAACTATCTATTTATGTGAGGTTTGTCTTTGCACAAACACTTCTTCCATGGAAAGCACTCCTTAATTTGATCAGTCACATGGAACTACGTCAACTGAAATATAGATTGAAAGAGTATGAATTTGAGTTTGATCGCACACACAATCGGTGTTGAGAtttgtattatatttataatatgtaCATGACCGggaaaaatacaattaaagatttcacaaagataATCTACAGAATCGGTAAAGATTGTTAAAGATTATTTTATCAACGGAATCGACGGAATTGACACAAATCATAGAAGATCTGTTCAATCGATGAGATTGGTACAGATTGCAGAAGATTGCTGTATCATGAAAGATTTATCATGAAAGATTTGCTTTATCATAGATAGTACACAAAAAGTATCGAACACCATAAGATTCATGATTTTTGTCGCAGTTTAATCGCTAAAAAAGTGAAATCCGTAGAGTTTGGCTCGGCAACAGCCTGTTTTTTATTGATGGCTTTCGCCTTCTTCTGCACAAACATTAGGACAACCGGCGACAGGACAGATGGTAGCAGCTGTATAGTCGACGACTTCCTGTCGACGACTTTGGTTAGCTTTCGATCAATGTCTGACGACATAATCGTACAGCTGCAAAGTGCTTTAACATTGACTCGAAGGAGCTACCCATTGAGCTTGGTCGATCTGGTGATGGTAAATCCAGGAGGTGATGATGATCCATAGAATTGCTCTCTCGTATTGCATAATCATTTAttcgagattttttttaaatttttttttattaaattgcatCTTGAGTTAAataagtttcattttttgtgtGGAGGAAATGATAATATTCTATATTTCACGTTTCATTTATTTACTTGCCAAAAAAGCCATCCTCTAGAGAAAACATGATTTTCAATgactaacattttttttaatggaatttCCCATGTCAATTGTCATTGACCATCATGCAAGTAAAATTAGGCACAAGTAGGGATAAATGGTTTTGAAGTTGGTCCAGATTTCACTTGGAACTTAAAACCTGCGATCTGATCGAGATTGGTTTCTAAGTTTTTGGAAACTATAAACTACTCTATCACATGTTTCAATGTCTACTCAAATTTCACttatattcatcattgaacAATTTCGATGAATAAAGATTTGCTCTAGATTTTAAGTTCCATCTATGGTCGAAACCGATTCCTTAGTTTTTGGAACTTAGGACATACCTTGCATATCTCAAAACTTGGAACCAAACCCATTCCTTCTAATCCAGTTCTTCATTCCCAGTTCTGTCATAAAATCATGCTCGCCCCCTAGTCATAACTGTCAAGGGGGCATCATTTTACAAACAGGAGCTATTTCTGGTTCAATTCCCACAGCGGGCCGGACCGATCCGGGTCGGTCCGCCCATTTGTCACCTCCGTGGGGGAGAAGCGGCTAAACGATCGATACCAAACCATCCACTATCCAGTTAACGGCCTCACTCCCGCCACTAAAAACCGTCAATCCGccattcctcctcctcttcctgcCTTAACCCATAATGGCCATGGCTTCTCCTCACCCTTCATTCCTCCCTCCCGCCACATTCCTCCTCTCCAAATCCCCCAAAAGATGTCATCTTCCCAAGCCCTTCCTCCTCAGAGTCGCCTCCTCTTCCTCCCCGAACCCGCCCGACTCCGAATCTGCCCCCGAACCCGCGGCTCCCGCGGACCCCGTCAAGCTCGCCTTCGATAAAGCTCGGGCGTACAAGAAGTCGCTGCAGCCCAAGCCGGAGGAGGGTGGATCCGAGGCGAGCGTGGTCGGGAGCCCCGGCGACCCGAGTGGCCGCGGCGATTCGGCCGGCGCCGGTCGAATCGCGACGGCCGAGGCGGCAAAAGAGTACGTCTTGGAAAGCGACGCTGATTCGGGTGAGAGATGTGTCGttggggggggagggagggagttctTCTTGTCTTTCTGTTTCGgtggtttgatttgattttagcTGATTCTGATTGTGGATGATGAGATGATTGTGCGAATTGGAAAGGGAGGGCGATTTTTGTTCCTCTTCTTGTGATAGATTAGCAAAGAACGTGAATTTAAAAGATTGTTAAGCATTCGGCCGAAACTGTGGGCGGATGATTCTGATCGATCTTCTTGCCATTTGCTGAACGCTTGATGTTGCAGAGGGATGATGTCTATTGCCTTGTATATAAAGTTCTTGCTTTTGCAGTTTTTATGGAGCTGAAAGAGTTgactgttttttgttttcttaaattaGGCTTGACAGgtaaaaatggagggaaaattggTAAAGTAAATTCGGAGGAAAAAACGGATAAGGAACAGCAGCTGGTGGTTTCGAGCATTGATTTTGTGGGGCTCGACTTTGCGGACAAGAAACGGACCAGGGGACTTCCGCCGGGTTTAATTCCAGTGAGTGACCCTTTTCCAGAAGGAGACGTTCCTGAGGTGGAAATCATTCTCGGGGACACCACCAAATTCGATGATGTGACGGCGACGGAGCCTGCCGTCGCACCACCCCAAGAAGATAATTCAGATCTTTACAAACCCAAAGTTTCATCTTGGGGTGTCTTCCCAAGACCGAACAACATATCTGAGACGGTAAGCTGGTTACTGAGAGATCATATGATACAGAAGTTGATTCTTTTTCTGGCTTCTGCTGGTGCAGTTTGTTCTTGTAAAGCTTTTGAGCAATTTAATAGCAGAACAAATATGGCTATACATGCTTAGTAATTTCCACCCAAGATAGTTATTCCTCAAAGGCAGCAGCGGTTTACATTCCAATTGTCCCTAGACGTTTTGCTTGAAGTTTAATAgaacaagaaatgaaaaatggttTTGTTCCTGCTTTAGCATGCTAATGGGATGGCACACCTACCTATCTTGTCTTGGATCTGGGTATTATCATAGCAATAGGACACGAGGTTCATATCATATGATAAATTTGAGCATAGTTTTtgaaattccataatttttttaccaaacaaatgTTATTACTCTTTCATGCTAAGTTGAATCACAGACCGTACTGAGGTGACAGACTTTGCCAGTCTGGGGAGAAACAAATACAACATAAGTTCTACTGgcatattttcaattttcccCATGAAGATgatcttttatctttttgttataTCAAATGTTGCGTCTTCTGTTAGGATAATTGGCCCTCTGAAATTTTCATATGCTCTGACTGGACTTATTATCTAGTTGGTTGGTCGTTACATACAGATCTACAGACAGATCAGAAACACATATATATCATGCAGCTGTTATTTTCTGTGCTATCTCTCTGGTGTCTTTCAATGAATCAAATGTCAGgctaagcttttttttttcattttcatttttatcgtTCAGTTTGGAGGTGGAAGGACCATTCGCCCGGGGGATGTGCTGGAAACAGCTGAAGATAGGGCTGCTAAAGATGCACGTACTAGAGAACTTGTTGCTgcttacaagaaaaaaatgggcTTAAACATAGATGCAAAGTTGAAATCTGAGTGTGAGAAGGTACCTTCCTAGTAAATTATGTGTGATATGGGGTATAACTAATACTTTTAGACCTAGCCCTTTGTCTtagtgtttttctttctctgcctTTCTGTAGAGATTTACGAGACTATTTTTACTGTAGATTTAAAGTCATTGAATTGTTCGCTGTTGAAGGCTCTGAAGGATGGTGACTCTCTGATGGATGTTGGAAAACTAAAGGAAGCTTTACCATTTTATGAAGAGATCATGAATAAGCTGCCATTTCAGGTAACCCTGCCAAAAGTGTAAGAGTTTTTTTCGTTTGAGGGCCAAGTGTTACATGTGCTCTGGTGCGATGGTTGtttgattgtgatattttgtttGATGGTTTGATCCCCTAATGATTTGTATATGCAGAGTGAACTTCATGGATTAGCTGCATTGCAGTGGTCCATCTGCCAGGACTCACTTACCAGGTAATTACATTTTTTCATATGGGAAGGAATTCCTAACAATACCAATCTTAATGAAGCTCAGGCAGGGTAAATTAAGGATCTCTGGGAATTAGAGTTGCTTCTGTGACTCCCTTCTTGCATCCCCTCTCGACTGCCACAGTAGGCTAGAGGCTTTGCATTCTTTTCTGTCCCATGCTTGAAAATAATGACATGCTCAACATGATTGGCAGACCAAATGAGGCTCGTATAATGTATGAGAAGCTTCAATCTCATCCAAATGCTAAAGTCGGCAAGAGAGCTATGCAATTCATGTTTAGCTTCCAGGTAATTGTTGATGGGATGTCAAAGGAGGTGTTAAGTACATCACTGTGAATTTGTAGGCTATTTCTAGTTGAAGAGCATCTAAAATGATGGTTATGGTGCAAATACCCTACAGGCCATGGAGATGATGAAGGTAAGAAGCTCAAAGCTTTTGGCAAAGAGCACAGGCTACCAAAACTACTTCGAGGCCTTCATTGACAAAAAAAGCAACTATTCTCTTGACAAGGATGAAGAGCTCGAAGAAGGTGCACTCTCTCAAGCCTTTCCGTACATAGTCTTTCTTCTTTCACCCATATTTGTTGTGCTATTTATTGCTGTCCAAAGAGGAATATAGTCCATGAAGATTATAGGATTACCTTTTGTTtgtcttttccccttttcttgttttggagTTCCAATGCAGATTAATTATCCAAGTTGTTACTTCTAGCTGGGTTATTGTTCTGCCCAACCTCTTTGGAGTTCTATATAGAGAATTGGTAAGCACTTTTTGCTGAGATTTTCGTTTTTTTGTCACAGTAGAATTTAAGATGATAGACAGTGGTACTGTTTCCATGGATGCTTAAAGCTATATGAAGATTCTGAGCCAGTGCAAACCCGTGATGAGTA of the Eucalyptus grandis isolate ANBG69807.140 chromosome 10, ASM1654582v1, whole genome shotgun sequence genome contains:
- the LOC104421876 gene encoding annexin-like protein RJ4 isoform X2 produces the protein MASLVAPDHFSPTEDAAALQKACTGWGTNEKAIIEVLGHRNAAQRKQIRQAYEQLYEEDLVKRLESELTRDFEKAVYRWILDPADRDAVLANVALKKSNPDYPVIIEISCIRTPDELLEVRKAYQLRYKRSLEEDVAAHTTGDIRKLLVGLVSAYRYQGEEINARLANSEADLIHDAIKDKAFSHDEVIRILTTRSKAQLRATFNRYQEDQGTSITKNLLVENPDEILVALRTTIRGLNDPNKYFVKVLSNGIKRAGTDEDDLTRVIVTRAEKDLKEIKEEYYKKNSVSLDQAVAKDTTGDYKAFLLALLGNEE
- the LOC104421876 gene encoding annexin-like protein RJ4 isoform X1; translation: MASLVAPDHFSPTEDAAALQKACTERLERERVIVMASLVVADHFSATEDAETIRKAFEGWGTNEKAIIEVLGHRNAAQRKQIRQAYEQLYEEDLVKRLESELTRDFEKAVYRWILDPADRDAVLANVALKKSNPDYPVIIEISCIRTPDELLEVRKAYQLRYKRSLEEDVAAHTTGDIRKLLVGLVSAYRYQGEEINARLANSEADLIHDAIKDKAFSHDEVIRILTTRSKAQLRATFNRYQEDQGTSITKNLLVENPDEILVALRTTIRGLNDPNKYFVKVLSNGIKRAGTDEDDLTRVIVTRAEKDLKEIKEEYYKKNSVSLDQAVAKDTTGDYKAFLLALLGNEE
- the LOC104421882 gene encoding uncharacterized protein LOC104421882 isoform X3 — translated: MAMASPHPSFLPPATFLLSKSPKRCHLPKPFLLRVASSSSPNPPDSESAPEPAAPADPVKLAFDKARAYKKSLQPKPEEGGSEASVVGSPGDPSGRGDSAGAGRIATAEAAKEYVLESDADSGLTGKNGGKIGKVNSEEKTDKEQQLVVSSIDFVGLDFADKKRTRGLPPGLIPVSDPFPEGDVPEVEIILGDTTKFDDVTATEPAVAPPQEDNSDLYKPKVSSWGVFPRPNNISETFGGGRTIRPGDVLETAEDRAAKDARTRELVAAYKKKMGLNIDAKLKSECEKALKDGDSLMDVGKLKEALPFYEEIMNKLPFQSELHGLAALQWSICQDSLTRPNEARIMYEKLQSHPNAKVGKRAMQFMFSFQAMEMMKVRSSKLLAKSTGYQNYFEAFIDKKSNYSLDKDEELEEEFKMIDSGTVSMDA
- the LOC104421882 gene encoding uncharacterized protein LOC104421882 isoform X1, which encodes MAMASPHPSFLPPATFLLSKSPKRCHLPKPFLLRVASSSSPNPPDSESAPEPAAPADPVKLAFDKARAYKKSLQPKPEEGGSEASVVGSPGDPSGRGDSAGAGRIATAEAAKEYVLESDADSGLTGKNGGKIGKVNSEEKTDKEQQLVVSSIDFVGLDFADKKRTRGLPPGLIPVSDPFPEGDVPEVEIILGDTTKFDDVTATEPAVAPPQEDNSDLYKPKVSSWGVFPRPNNISETFGGGRTIRPGDVLETAEDRAAKDARTRELVAAYKKKMGLNIDAKLKSECEKALKDGDSLMDVGKLKEALPFYEEIMNKLPFQSELHGLAALQWSICQDSLTRPNEARIMYEKLQSHPNAKVGKRAMQFMFSFQAMEMMKVRSSKLLAKSTGYQNYFEAFIDKKSNYSLDKDEELEEGALSQAFPYIVFLLSPIFVVLFIAVQRGI
- the LOC104421882 gene encoding uncharacterized protein LOC104421882 isoform X2, which produces MAMASPHPSFLPPATFLLSKSPKRCHLPKPFLLRVASSSSPNPPDSESAPEPAAPADPVKLAFDKARAYKKSLQPKPEEGGSEASVVGSPGDPSGRGDSAGAGRIATAEAAKEYVLESDADSGLTGKNGGKIGKVNSEEKTDKEQQLVVSSIDFVGLDFADKKRTRGLPPGLIPVSDPFPEGDVPEVEIILGDTTKFDDVTATEPAVAPPQEDNSDLYKPKVSSWGVFPRPNNISETFGGGRTIRPGDVLETAEDRAAKDARTRELVAAYKKKMGLNIDAKLKSECEKALKDGDSLMDVGKLKEALPFYEEIMNKLPFQSELHGLAALQWSICQDSLTRPNEARIMYEKLQSHPNAKVGKRAMQFMFSFQAMEMMKVRSSKLLAKSTGYQNYFEAFIDKKSNYSLDKDEELEEVEFKMIDSGTVSMDA
- the LOC104421882 gene encoding uncharacterized protein LOC104421882 isoform X4: MAMASPHPSFLPPATFLLSKSPKRCHLPKPFLLRVASSSSPNPPDSESAPEPAAPADPVKLAFDKARAYKKSLQPKPEEGGSEASVVGSPGDPSGRGDSAGAGRIATAEAAKEYVLESDADSGLTGKNGGKIGKVNSEEKTDKEQQLVVSSIDFVGLDFADKKRTRGLPPGLIPVSDPFPEGDVPEVEIILGDTTKFDDVTATEPAVAPPQEDNSDLYKPKVSSWGVFPRPNNISETFGGGRTIRPGDVLETAEDRAAKDARTRELVAAYKKKMGLNIDAKLKSECEKALKDGDSLMDVGKLKEALPFYEEIMNKLPFQSELHGLAALQWSICQDSLTRPNEARIMYEKLQSHPNAKVGKRAMQFMFSFQAMEMMKVRSSKLLAKSTGYQNYFEAFIDKKSNYSLDKDEELEED